One window of Bacillus sp. THAF10 genomic DNA carries:
- a CDS encoding WecB/TagA/CpsF family glycosyltransferase, with amino-acid sequence MLNYQNVIGYNFVNSTMDEFVDHSVERINSNKKTVIVTANPEIITFANKNAWYEEVLRSADYIIPDGVGIVMASKLFKTPLKERLTGFDFMEELLNVSNKQKYSIYLLGTKPNVIDLTAQNIKERFPDIEIAGYHHGYFEAGGEDEKAILDKIRTEKPDIVLVGLGFPKQEKWIYDNIHQFDKGMFIGLGGCFNIWAGVTKRAPRLWRDLHLEWAYRIIKEPIRIKRALAIPVFIVKIFSKLTKKNIYKIKNNQNKNF; translated from the coding sequence ATGCTTAATTATCAAAACGTGATAGGATATAACTTTGTAAATAGTACAATGGATGAGTTTGTCGATCATTCGGTTGAAAGAATTAATTCAAACAAAAAGACCGTTATTGTAACCGCAAATCCTGAGATTATTACCTTTGCAAATAAAAATGCTTGGTATGAGGAAGTATTGAGAAGTGCCGATTATATTATCCCTGATGGGGTTGGCATTGTTATGGCCTCCAAACTATTCAAAACTCCCTTAAAAGAAAGATTAACCGGATTCGATTTTATGGAGGAACTATTGAATGTTTCCAACAAGCAGAAATATAGTATCTATCTTTTAGGAACAAAACCAAATGTAATAGATTTAACTGCCCAAAACATTAAAGAAAGGTTTCCTGACATTGAAATCGCAGGATACCACCACGGTTACTTTGAAGCTGGCGGAGAGGATGAAAAAGCCATCCTGGATAAAATACGAACCGAGAAGCCTGACATTGTTTTAGTTGGATTAGGATTTCCTAAACAGGAAAAGTGGATTTATGATAATATCCACCAATTCGATAAAGGCATGTTTATTGGGCTTGGCGGTTGCTTTAATATCTGGGCCGGCGTAACCAAAAGGGCACCGAGGCTTTGGCGGGATCTTCATTTAGAATGGGCTTACAGAATCATTAAAGAGCCGATTCGGATAAAAAGAGCACTTGCCATACCTGTCTTTATCGTGAAAATTTTCTCTAAGCTAACCAAGAAGAATATTTATAAAATCAAAAATAACCAAAATAAAAATTTCTAG
- a CDS encoding CDP-glycerol glycerophosphotransferase family protein, producing MIRELIVTVYLFLFKCIYMFASLLPLKKKVVIIATFEENANFLLREFKNQESLGNVILLHEYTKRDCQDNSPTCIHFSNKKPLDLIKAIYYIGTSKTIILDNYFAFLSVIKVRKGVEFIQIWHAAGAIKHFGLLDKSVVTRSQNAKNRFIRVYEKFDKVVVGSEKMVEVFKEAFQINEGKFLRTGVPRTDIFYNHEIKELTTSKLYEEYPQLQGKKVILYSPTYRDGELSSFKLKLDLKKMKQLQEKNYFLIMKLHPAIKHEKGTLMKDHPDFILDLSHYRRMNDLLLITDILVTDYSSIPFEFALRNKPMVFFPYDLKEYQLKRGIFGDYLTSVPGPVAYTTEELITIILNDNFPYEMISKYSEEWNTYSTGNSSRNLVHYVQNRTN from the coding sequence ATGATACGAGAATTGATAGTAACCGTGTACCTTTTCCTATTTAAATGTATCTATATGTTCGCTAGTTTGCTTCCACTGAAAAAGAAAGTGGTAATAATTGCCACTTTTGAAGAGAATGCTAACTTTCTACTTAGGGAGTTTAAAAACCAGGAAAGTTTGGGTAACGTTATTTTGCTGCATGAGTACACAAAGAGAGATTGCCAAGACAACTCCCCAACATGTATCCATTTTAGCAACAAAAAACCCTTGGACTTGATAAAAGCTATCTACTATATTGGAACCTCTAAAACCATTATCCTTGATAATTACTTTGCGTTTTTATCTGTGATAAAGGTAAGAAAAGGGGTAGAGTTTATTCAAATCTGGCATGCGGCTGGGGCAATCAAGCATTTTGGTTTATTAGATAAATCTGTTGTAACTAGGAGTCAAAACGCTAAAAATCGTTTCATTCGTGTTTATGAAAAATTTGACAAGGTTGTCGTAGGGTCTGAAAAAATGGTCGAGGTGTTTAAGGAAGCTTTTCAAATAAATGAGGGGAAATTTCTACGAACAGGCGTCCCAAGAACAGATATTTTCTACAACCATGAGATAAAAGAACTTACTACATCAAAACTCTATGAAGAATATCCGCAATTACAAGGCAAGAAGGTTATTCTTTATTCTCCGACCTATCGGGATGGTGAGCTCTCCTCTTTTAAATTAAAGCTCGACTTAAAAAAAATGAAGCAGTTACAAGAGAAAAACTATTTTCTAATTATGAAGTTGCACCCTGCGATTAAACATGAAAAAGGGACCCTTATGAAAGACCACCCTGACTTTATTTTGGATCTTTCTCATTATAGGAGGATGAATGATTTACTGCTCATTACAGATATATTAGTGACAGATTATTCCTCGATTCCATTTGAATTTGCATTACGGAATAAGCCGATGGTGTTTTTCCCTTATGATCTGAAGGAGTACCAATTGAAAAGAGGGATCTTTGGAGATTATCTTACGTCTGTGCCTGGTCCTGTTGCATATACAACAGAGGAATTAATAACGATAATCTTGAATGATAACTTTCCATATGAGATGATTTCAAAGTATTCTGAGGAATGGAATACGTATTCAACAGGGAATTCAAGCAGAAATCTTGTTCATTATGTACAAAATAGAACCAACTAA